GCTTGTGCAGGTCCTTGCCAATGGAGATTCGCAAGGGTTTCTCCATGGTCTCGCAGAAGGCAGGCGCGAGGCCCCCGTGACAGGGATGCGCGGGGAAAACCCAATTCCGGGAGATTGCCGGGAACGGCGTGTTCCTTTCGAACCTTAATGCCACCCTCATTCAATTAGGGAGAGAACAATGCTGGTCGAAATACACAAGCTGAAGCTCAACCTTGGCGCCCATGCGATATTGCGGGACGTCAATCTGACTTTGGAAAAAGGTCAGATCTATGGCCTGCTCGGACCCAACGGCGCGGGCAAAAGCACCACCATTTCCGTCGTCACCGGGCTGCGGGCGCCTTCGTCCGGCTCGGTCAGGGTGCTGGGTCTCGATCCTGTTGCCGATGCGCTCCAACTGCACCGCCGGATTGGCGTGCTGGCGGAGCAGGCGGGATTCTATGACTGGATGAGCGCCGGGGAATACCTGCGCTGGGTCGCCAGCCTCTATCAAATGACGCCAGACAACGCCGAAATCGCCCGTCTGCTGGGCCAGGTTGGCCTGGAGGGCGAAAGTCCGGCGCCGATCGAGACCTATTCCCGCGGCATGCGGCAGCGGCTCGGTCTGGCCCGCGCGCTCATCAATCAGCCTGAACTGCTGATCCTGGACGAGCCCACCAACGGCCTGGATCCGCGCGGGCGCCGGGAAATCCACGACGTGCTGCTCGACTTGAGCGCGAACCACGGCGTGGGCATCCTGCTGTGCACGCACCTGCTCGACGAT
Above is a genomic segment from Gammaproteobacteria bacterium containing:
- a CDS encoding ABC transporter ATP-binding protein yields the protein MLVEIHKLKLNLGAHAILRDVNLTLEKGQIYGLLGPNGAGKSTTISVVTGLRAPSSGSVRVLGLDPVADALQLHRRIGVLAEQAGFYDWMSAGEYLRWVASLYQMTPDNAEIARLLGQVGLEGESPAPIETYSRGMRQRLGLARALINQPELLILDEPTNGLDPRGRREIHDVLLDLSANHGVGILLCTHLLDDVDRLCIRIGIIAEGQTLLEGSIADLLSSQRAAVRYRLRMEPGESAERLPADITLLARAGDWWHVEIASHIEPAGAWRKLLDAGLRIDEIHREGGGLEELYMAVTEAKEAA